The following proteins are co-located in the Nonlabens ponticola genome:
- a CDS encoding phenylacetate--CoA ligase family protein — protein MALPFFRKSLQWRGFDLKKATQHLTDISNGNHDGIEERKKAILEHHLKFNAFYNSHVSDKTAAWEDLPILTKADLQQPLHQRLSKGYSTKNVFKGSTSGSSGHPFSYAKDKFAHATAWASFDHFYQMHGIDLDYSLQARFYGIPLSGAGRYKELFKDLIANRQRFPIFNMSDEVLGKFVKQFEKKPFEYINGYTSSIVLFANYCDSNKTKLKKLCPTLKACIVTSEMLFPDDRKLLERVFDVPILNEYGASEVGLIAMQDETGMMRINDLTLCVEIVDDENKPVENGEIGNIIVSDLYNKAHPFIRYAIGDIGSIVEDENGHLYLKELQGRTSDVARFANGKVIPGLTFYYVTKSVISDDSNVKEFIVIQKSHELFEIEYVADQPLTDTEKSKVEKKMLEYTGQQLSIEFTRLPALDRSKRGKLKQFTTLI, from the coding sequence ATGGCGCTTCCGTTTTTCAGAAAGAGTTTACAGTGGCGAGGCTTTGACCTCAAGAAAGCTACCCAGCATCTTACTGATATTTCAAATGGAAATCATGATGGTATTGAAGAGCGTAAAAAAGCTATTCTAGAACATCACTTAAAGTTCAATGCCTTCTACAACTCTCACGTGAGCGATAAAACAGCCGCGTGGGAAGATTTACCAATTCTCACCAAAGCAGACTTACAGCAACCGCTGCATCAACGTTTGAGCAAAGGATATAGCACTAAAAATGTCTTCAAAGGATCTACCAGTGGTTCCAGCGGGCATCCCTTTTCTTATGCCAAAGACAAATTTGCACATGCCACGGCATGGGCCTCATTTGATCATTTTTATCAGATGCACGGCATTGATCTGGATTACTCGCTGCAAGCTCGGTTTTATGGGATTCCGTTAAGTGGTGCTGGTAGGTACAAAGAGCTGTTTAAAGATTTGATAGCCAACCGACAGCGCTTCCCTATTTTCAATATGAGCGATGAGGTATTGGGTAAATTTGTGAAGCAGTTTGAAAAAAAACCGTTTGAATACATCAATGGTTATACAAGTAGCATAGTACTTTTTGCAAATTACTGTGACTCCAACAAAACAAAGCTCAAAAAACTGTGTCCTACTTTAAAGGCTTGCATAGTAACAAGTGAGATGCTTTTTCCTGATGATCGTAAATTATTGGAGCGCGTTTTTGATGTTCCTATACTCAACGAATACGGAGCCAGTGAGGTAGGTCTCATCGCCATGCAGGATGAAACTGGAATGATGAGAATTAATGACTTGACTTTGTGTGTTGAGATTGTTGATGACGAGAACAAACCAGTAGAAAATGGCGAGATAGGCAACATTATAGTGAGCGATCTCTATAACAAAGCGCATCCATTCATCAGATATGCTATTGGTGATATTGGCAGCATTGTCGAGGATGAAAACGGTCATTTATATTTGAAAGAACTACAAGGTCGTACCAGTGATGTAGCCCGATTTGCTAATGGAAAAGTCATTCCAGGACTGACTTTCTATTATGTGACGAAAAGCGTTATCAGCGATGACTCAAACGTCAAGGAATTTATCGTTATTCAAAAATCTCATGAGCTTTTTGAAATCGAGTATGTAGCTGACCAGCCACTTACAGACACAGAAAAGTCTAAGGTTGAAAAGAAGATGCTGGAATATACGGGACAACAACTCTCTATTGAATTCACCCGATTACCTGCACTAGACCGCAGCAAACGAGGTAAATTGAAACAGTTTACAACATTGATCTAA
- a CDS encoding O-antigen ligase family protein, giving the protein MPQSSTLKIDRIENYLYTLLMVAFTMPLLPNFARNILLGLITATTLFLFFKQPERSIKDYRMMIAGSALYILYAVSLSYTENMEIGLRKMETGLSLLIIPIFSGLLPIAVIEKIKRNFSQFLWVYIVSVTLTLIIFWCIFIEHYGMSLFQHFPTVINKDLGPYNLHPIYLAMHGAVAILFSFYLLSKLKKKWAFAVLIFMSIIIACFMLIVIKKGPIISLVITALYLVFAYKNKSAIIALTSICGLFICVIIFQPKVNRKFSELLNISGQTSGEQMSSTNIRVAIFDCVNDIAPEAGLFGYGVGDAKDELLKCYNEKNPTLAKYKYNTHNQFMSIFLRVGAIGAITFIVLMLFILYRLRKREAHLAIAVVSFYLLIMFSENILERENGVLYFAFFTFVFYQVFKGKNKKSISITPIDVTAAISKSDAQFS; this is encoded by the coding sequence ATGCCACAAAGTAGCACTTTAAAAATCGATCGTATCGAAAACTACCTCTATACATTATTGATGGTGGCTTTTACAATGCCGCTGCTACCCAACTTTGCTCGCAACATTTTGCTGGGGCTGATAACAGCAACCACACTTTTTTTATTTTTTAAACAGCCAGAGCGCAGTATAAAAGATTATCGCATGATGATCGCTGGATCTGCTTTATACATTTTATATGCTGTAAGCCTATCCTACACAGAAAATATGGAAATAGGGCTGCGAAAGATGGAGACAGGTCTATCCTTGCTCATCATTCCTATTTTCAGTGGTTTGCTACCTATCGCCGTTATAGAAAAAATAAAGCGCAATTTCTCTCAATTTCTTTGGGTTTACATAGTCTCGGTCACCTTGACTCTAATCATATTCTGGTGCATTTTTATAGAACATTATGGAATGTCTCTTTTCCAGCATTTCCCGACAGTCATCAATAAGGATTTGGGCCCTTACAATTTGCACCCTATCTATCTAGCAATGCATGGTGCGGTAGCAATCTTGTTTTCCTTCTATTTGTTGTCAAAGCTCAAAAAGAAATGGGCATTTGCTGTCCTCATCTTCATGAGTATCATTATCGCATGTTTCATGCTTATTGTAATAAAAAAAGGACCGATTATTTCTCTGGTTATAACAGCGCTTTATCTCGTTTTTGCTTACAAGAATAAAAGTGCGATTATCGCACTAACAAGCATTTGCGGGTTGTTTATCTGTGTGATCATTTTTCAACCTAAAGTCAATAGAAAATTCTCTGAATTGCTCAATATTTCTGGACAAACGAGCGGTGAGCAAATGTCTTCAACTAATATTAGGGTCGCCATATTTGATTGCGTCAATGACATCGCACCAGAAGCAGGTCTCTTTGGTTATGGAGTAGGTGATGCAAAAGATGAGTTATTGAAATGTTACAATGAAAAGAATCCAACGTTAGCCAAATACAAGTATAATACCCATAACCAGTTTATGAGTATTTTCTTGAGAGTAGGAGCGATTGGAGCGATAACCTTTATAGTTTTAATGCTTTTTATACTCTATAGGCTTAGAAAGAGAGAAGCGCATCTGGCTATAGCTGTAGTGTCTTTTTACCTGCTCATCATGTTCTCAGAAAACATTCTTGAGCGAGAAAACGGTGTTTTATATTTTGCATTTTTCACCTTTGTTTTCTACCAAGTATTTAAAGGAAAAAACAAGAAGTCAATATCAATTACTCCAATAGATGTAACAGCTGCTATTTCAAAAAGCGACGCACAGTTTTCTTGA
- a CDS encoding UDP-glucuronic acid decarboxylase family protein: MAKRVLITGAAGFLGSHLCDRFIKEGYDVVAMDNLITGDLKNIEHLFPLENFEFHHHDVSKFVHVAGKLDYILHFASPASPIDYLKIPIQTLKVGSLGTHNLLGLAMAKKARLLIASTSEVYGDPQVHPQAETYYGNVNTIGPRGVYDEAKRFQESMTMAYHRYHGLETRIVRIFNTYGPRMRLNDGRVIPAFMGQALRGEDLTIFGDGSQTRSFCYVDDQVEGIYRLLHSDYSGPVNIGNPHEITIKEFAQEILKLTGTDQKLTHKPLPTDDPLKRRPDISLAKKLLDWEPKIGREEGMRRTFEYFKGLSPEELQKSEHKDFRQHIKR, from the coding sequence ATGGCAAAAAGAGTTCTTATAACAGGCGCAGCAGGATTTTTAGGATCACATCTATGTGATCGATTTATCAAGGAAGGTTATGACGTGGTCGCTATGGACAACTTAATCACTGGCGATCTCAAGAATATAGAACACCTTTTCCCGCTAGAGAATTTTGAATTTCATCATCATGACGTTTCAAAATTTGTACATGTTGCTGGTAAACTGGATTACATATTACACTTTGCTTCACCAGCAAGCCCTATTGATTACTTAAAAATTCCTATCCAGACACTCAAGGTTGGATCTCTAGGAACCCACAATTTGTTAGGTCTTGCAATGGCCAAAAAAGCCAGGCTACTCATCGCCTCAACATCTGAGGTTTATGGAGATCCACAAGTGCATCCACAAGCCGAAACCTATTACGGTAACGTCAACACCATAGGACCACGCGGCGTTTATGACGAGGCAAAACGCTTCCAGGAATCTATGACCATGGCCTATCACAGATATCACGGCCTAGAGACACGCATCGTGCGTATTTTTAATACGTACGGCCCGCGTATGCGACTCAATGATGGTCGTGTGATTCCAGCATTTATGGGACAGGCGTTGCGAGGTGAGGATTTGACCATTTTTGGCGATGGGTCGCAGACAAGATCCTTTTGCTATGTTGATGATCAGGTAGAAGGCATCTATCGTTTACTGCATAGCGACTATTCTGGGCCAGTGAATATTGGTAACCCACATGAGATTACAATAAAGGAATTTGCTCAAGAAATCCTGAAGCTTACAGGAACTGATCAAAAGTTGACGCACAAACCGCTACCTACAGACGATCCACTTAAAAGAAGACCAGACATAAGCCTAGCCAAAAAGCTACTTGATTGGGAACCTAAAATAGGTCGTGAGGAAGGAATGAGACGTACTTTTGAGTACTTCAAGGGATTGTCTCCAGAAGAATTGCAAAAAAGTGAACACAAGGACTTCAGACAGCATATTAAAAGATAG
- a CDS encoding WcaI family glycosyltransferase → MLQGKSITFIGLNYAPEDTAIGLYSTQMVDALVAAGAHVNVVTAVPYYPHWKIQAPYDIGKSYVHEKQPGRDIYRYKFYVPEKPSFIKRIIHLLSFSWGSFWNLSRIKKADLVISIIPFTAAAALGKRHAARRKVNHWIHIQDFEFDAALQSGLSGSGKKSIFKALFKFESKLLDRASVVSTISHLMISKLKSKTTSETYYLPNWIDPVKIDPSHSQTHAYLKDPRFKILYSGNVGDKQDWEFFIAFAKALPQKDYHITIVGAGSQFTWLQGQLSQENVSFYEPIPYDDLSDLLCSADAHILFQKEDVIDTVMPSKLLGMMASARPSLVVGNKLSEVKTVIEDAQAGVYMTNYNVDKAIEIMQQWQADQQSQEKLGRSAREYVVANFGKDQILSQWIEALSQQV, encoded by the coding sequence ATGTTGCAGGGCAAATCCATCACCTTTATTGGGCTTAACTATGCGCCAGAAGATACCGCGATAGGATTGTATTCTACCCAGATGGTGGATGCGCTAGTAGCTGCTGGCGCCCATGTCAATGTGGTTACTGCCGTACCTTATTATCCGCACTGGAAGATCCAGGCGCCCTATGATATAGGCAAGTCATACGTTCATGAAAAACAGCCTGGCCGCGATATCTACCGCTATAAATTCTACGTTCCAGAGAAGCCCAGTTTCATCAAACGCATCATTCATTTATTGAGTTTTTCATGGGGTAGCTTTTGGAATCTGTCGCGTATCAAGAAAGCAGATCTGGTTATTTCCATTATTCCGTTTACAGCAGCAGCGGCGCTGGGTAAACGACATGCCGCTCGCAGGAAAGTCAATCACTGGATTCACATACAAGACTTTGAGTTTGATGCTGCCCTGCAGTCTGGACTTTCAGGCTCTGGTAAAAAGTCGATTTTCAAAGCGCTATTCAAATTTGAAAGTAAGCTGCTAGATAGAGCTAGCGTGGTAAGTACCATCAGCCATTTGATGATTTCAAAGCTTAAATCAAAAACTACCAGCGAGACATACTATTTGCCCAACTGGATTGATCCTGTGAAGATCGATCCATCCCATTCACAGACTCACGCCTACCTAAAGGATCCTAGATTCAAGATTTTATATAGCGGCAATGTTGGTGATAAACAGGATTGGGAATTTTTTATTGCTTTCGCGAAAGCGTTACCACAAAAAGACTATCACATAACCATAGTAGGAGCTGGTTCTCAATTTACCTGGTTACAAGGGCAGCTCTCACAAGAAAACGTCAGTTTTTATGAGCCTATACCTTACGATGACTTATCCGACTTGCTTTGCAGTGCAGATGCGCACATCCTTTTCCAAAAAGAAGATGTCATCGATACCGTGATGCCTTCAAAACTTCTAGGCATGATGGCCAGTGCAAGACCATCACTGGTCGTTGGAAACAAACTATCAGAGGTTAAAACAGTCATTGAAGATGCTCAAGCAGGCGTCTACATGACAAATTATAATGTAGATAAGGCCATTGAGATTATGCAGCAATGGCAAGCAGATCAACAGTCACAAGAGAAATTAGGCAGAAGTGCGAGAGAGTATGTGGTAGCAAACTTTGGAAAGGATCAAATTTTGAGTCAATGGATCGAGGCATTATCGCAGCAGGTATAG
- a CDS encoding putative colanic acid biosynthesis acetyltransferase — translation MAGEKTYQQLDQFKLPPNFRGRGAVTVQLWWIVQSTLFACSPQFMYGWRRFLLRAFGANIGRNVIVRPTVKTQFPWKVTIGDHSWIGDEVILYSLGRINIGKNTVVSQRSYICTGTHDYNAVAFDIESHDITIGDQCWLATDVFVAPGLSIGDGSVIGARSSVFKNIPAGKICAGSPAVIIRNR, via the coding sequence ATGGCAGGTGAGAAAACATACCAGCAGCTGGATCAATTCAAATTACCACCCAACTTCCGTGGTCGTGGTGCGGTTACCGTTCAATTGTGGTGGATTGTGCAGTCTACACTTTTTGCCTGCTCGCCTCAATTCATGTACGGATGGCGCAGGTTTTTGTTGAGAGCATTTGGGGCCAACATCGGTAGAAATGTTATCGTAAGACCTACCGTAAAGACACAGTTCCCGTGGAAGGTAACTATAGGCGATCATAGCTGGATAGGCGATGAGGTGATTTTATATAGTCTAGGTAGGATCAACATAGGTAAAAATACAGTGGTTTCACAGCGGTCATACATTTGTACAGGTACTCATGATTATAATGCGGTCGCCTTTGATATTGAATCGCACGATATCACTATCGGCGATCAATGCTGGCTCGCTACAGATGTGTTTGTGGCGCCAGGACTATCCATAGGCGATGGCAGCGTCATTGGCGCACGCAGTAGTGTTTTTAAAAATATTCCAGCAGGAAAGATTTGTGCTGGTAGTCCAGCGGTGATTATCAGAAATCGATAG
- a CDS encoding glycosyltransferase family 2 protein, with product MDLVSVIMPVFNAIDTLGQALDSIVQQDYRPIEICLVDDKSDDGSYAFAKDYTSKNTAQGIDFKLLQNHSNKGAGFTRNKALELATGRYIAFLDADDLWKPHKLTTQIQAMQEGGKAVSYGAYEIFENDPDKPIAIHKVFSVLTYKELLKTNYLGNLTGIYDASAIGKIPIPLMRKRQDWAMWLDVLKTGGDAIGIQEPIASYRLGDGLSASKWGLIKYNYAVYREHLGYGSIKSSLKMLSFFYEQFLVKRKLKKSI from the coding sequence ATGGATCTCGTCTCGGTCATCATGCCAGTTTTCAATGCGATAGACACGTTAGGGCAGGCGCTGGACAGCATCGTGCAGCAAGATTATAGACCTATTGAGATATGTCTCGTTGATGATAAAAGTGATGATGGTAGTTACGCTTTCGCGAAAGATTATACCTCAAAAAACACCGCGCAAGGCATAGACTTCAAATTACTCCAAAACCATTCTAACAAGGGTGCTGGATTTACACGCAACAAAGCTCTGGAACTCGCGACAGGTCGCTACATAGCATTCTTGGATGCAGACGATTTATGGAAACCGCATAAATTGACCACGCAGATACAAGCCATGCAGGAAGGCGGCAAGGCGGTAAGTTATGGAGCTTATGAAATCTTTGAAAATGATCCAGACAAGCCAATAGCTATACACAAGGTTTTCTCTGTATTGACTTATAAAGAGCTGCTTAAGACCAATTACCTAGGTAATCTAACAGGAATCTATGACGCCAGTGCCATAGGTAAAATCCCGATACCGCTCATGCGCAAACGACAGGATTGGGCCATGTGGCTGGACGTCCTTAAAACTGGCGGCGATGCCATCGGGATTCAAGAGCCTATTGCTTCTTACAGATTGGGCGATGGCTTATCGGCATCCAAATGGGGTTTGATCAAGTATAATTATGCAGTTTATCGTGAGCATTTAGGCTATGGAAGTATAAAAAGTAGCCTTAAAATGTTGAGTTTTTTCTACGAACAATTCTTGGTCAAGCGCAAGCTGAAGAAAAGTATTTAG
- a CDS encoding exopolysaccharide biosynthesis polyprenyl glycosylphosphotransferase, whose product MNTRTSDSILKDSLTYRDSRYSSLARPFQYLLDLLVIMGSTSFFFAADFDNISFSIFIGICWIVGSIQLEFYQIHRNTTLFQVLWKILKQFVMFLFIVFAFFGYYYQIANNSMPVFQYVSSVFVIISVIKIIVFYAFKIYRQSLGGNFRSIVIVGKNEHTTQLHKFLKVNTDYGYRIKQMFDTSFTGYSLAQVKEYVTAHKVDEIFCSVSDVNDKELLELTDFADNNMRTLKFILDKENIRSKQLKYEYYGSTPVTSLRKIPLDDPVNQFAKRSFDILFSGIVIVGVLSWLTPLIGLLIKLESKGPVFFKQSRNGLDYQEFECYKFRSMRPNDRAHIHQVTRGDQRITKMGKLMRKTSIDELPQFFNVFKGDMSVVGPRPHMVSHTHMYAERVDKFMVRHFVKPGITGLAQVSGYRGEVETEEDIIGRVRNDIHYIENWSTMLDLNIIARTVRNIFTGEDKAY is encoded by the coding sequence GTGAACACAAGGACTTCAGACAGCATATTAAAAGATAGCCTGACTTATCGCGATAGCCGCTATTCTAGTCTTGCGAGGCCATTCCAGTACTTGCTGGATTTGCTGGTGATCATGGGTAGCACGAGTTTCTTCTTCGCTGCCGATTTTGATAACATTTCCTTTTCCATATTCATTGGTATTTGCTGGATCGTGGGTTCTATCCAGTTAGAATTTTATCAAATTCATCGCAATACAACCTTATTTCAAGTCTTGTGGAAGATTCTCAAGCAGTTTGTCATGTTCCTGTTTATCGTGTTTGCCTTCTTTGGATATTACTATCAAATTGCAAATAATAGCATGCCGGTTTTTCAATACGTCTCCTCGGTTTTTGTGATTATTTCTGTTATTAAAATCATTGTTTTCTATGCCTTTAAAATTTATCGTCAATCCTTGGGCGGTAATTTTAGAAGTATAGTTATTGTTGGGAAAAATGAGCACACGACACAGCTTCATAAATTTCTCAAGGTCAATACTGACTATGGTTATCGCATCAAACAAATGTTTGACACCTCATTTACAGGGTACTCTCTTGCACAGGTTAAGGAATATGTCACAGCACACAAGGTAGATGAGATCTTTTGCAGTGTGAGTGATGTGAATGATAAAGAGCTGCTAGAACTTACTGATTTTGCCGATAATAACATGCGCACGCTCAAGTTTATCCTGGACAAGGAAAACATCAGGTCAAAGCAACTCAAGTACGAGTATTATGGCAGCACACCAGTGACTAGCCTGCGCAAGATACCGCTGGACGATCCAGTCAATCAATTTGCAAAGCGTTCTTTTGACATCCTATTTTCAGGAATAGTAATAGTAGGAGTCTTGTCATGGCTCACGCCGTTGATAGGATTGCTTATAAAATTAGAATCTAAAGGTCCAGTGTTTTTTAAGCAAAGCCGTAATGGACTTGACTATCAAGAGTTTGAGTGTTATAAATTTAGATCTATGCGCCCTAATGATCGGGCACATATACATCAGGTGACCAGAGGCGATCAACGCATTACCAAAATGGGTAAGTTGATGCGCAAAACCAGTATTGATGAACTACCGCAGTTTTTCAATGTGTTTAAGGGTGATATGAGCGTGGTTGGTCCACGACCACATATGGTAAGCCATACACACATGTATGCAGAGCGTGTGGATAAATTCATGGTACGTCACTTTGTAAAACCTGGAATCACAGGACTGGCACAAGTGAGCGGTTATCGCGGCGAGGTAGAGACTGAAGAAGATATCATAGGCCGCGTGCGCAACGACATTCACTACATCGAGAACTGGAGCACCATGCTGGATCTCAATATCATTGCTAGAACCGTGCGCAATATTTTTACTGGTGAAGACAAAGCTTACTAG
- a CDS encoding SGNH/GDSL hydrolase family protein codes for MFLSAAPLYAQKLSDYKLPEITADTLVANHLDNLRRIKNTGVPGESFLVQMYGQSIVASLENKSLQEFFDDLLPKQEVQVINNGIGGFRAPTLIRTASSDLYPHYPDLLVFHVYGGIKDGVLNEFFKEIRLRLGSDVLIFDHHYSFVNDEGGQRRLNEGESKKSNIMKSLAIENGFGFIEVRKYWKEFLDLNPELVITDLLKDRVHPNDLGKDLLHFIIKQSIRKGLSIQSTSPIKKVQYIDTAFIDIQSSKQLKLSFEGNRIDAIIPAGIKKSDFQIFIDDKRALKSNLFYVTRLGRFPGQWYPAISSIGLDDNIEYLEEEWTLNFYDIDYDKSTYKLDLTGSKTGTDGSGASGSDFKSNSGRISFIPSDVRFLPPSKRMIDEKVYQQEIKFETLPLFMDPMRVDKSGQYTIVKGLPNTKHTITIVSQKPQNFDDWKFKVYQPLKRASD; via the coding sequence ATGTTTTTGAGCGCCGCCCCACTTTATGCTCAAAAATTAAGCGATTACAAACTACCTGAAATCACAGCAGATACGCTAGTAGCAAACCATCTGGACAACTTGCGCAGGATCAAGAATACAGGTGTTCCTGGAGAGTCATTTTTAGTACAGATGTATGGTCAGTCCATTGTTGCAAGCCTGGAAAACAAGTCATTACAGGAGTTTTTTGATGACTTGCTACCAAAGCAAGAAGTACAAGTTATTAATAATGGCATAGGTGGTTTCCGGGCACCGACACTCATACGTACGGCATCCAGTGATTTGTATCCCCATTATCCTGACTTGCTTGTTTTTCATGTTTATGGCGGTATCAAGGATGGTGTGCTCAATGAATTTTTTAAGGAGATCAGGCTCAGATTAGGTAGTGATGTACTGATTTTTGATCATCATTACTCGTTTGTCAATGATGAAGGTGGACAACGTCGTCTCAATGAAGGTGAGTCAAAAAAGTCCAATATCATGAAGTCTCTGGCTATTGAAAATGGATTTGGCTTTATCGAGGTAAGGAAATATTGGAAAGAATTCCTGGACCTCAATCCAGAATTGGTAATTACCGACCTACTCAAGGATCGTGTGCACCCAAATGACCTAGGAAAGGATCTATTACATTTTATCATTAAACAATCCATAAGGAAAGGTTTGTCAATACAGAGTACTAGTCCTATCAAAAAAGTGCAGTACATTGATACTGCATTTATTGATATCCAGTCTAGTAAGCAATTGAAATTATCATTTGAAGGCAATAGGATTGATGCTATCATTCCTGCAGGAATTAAAAAGTCAGATTTTCAGATATTTATCGATGATAAAAGAGCTCTTAAAAGCAACTTATTTTATGTCACCAGATTGGGCCGTTTTCCGGGTCAGTGGTATCCAGCAATCAGCAGTATAGGTCTGGATGATAATATTGAATATTTGGAAGAGGAATGGACCTTAAACTTTTATGATATTGATTATGATAAAAGCACCTATAAGTTAGATCTCACGGGCAGCAAGACAGGCACAGATGGCAGCGGTGCGTCTGGCAGTGACTTTAAATCAAACTCTGGACGCATTTCCTTTATTCCCAGTGATGTAAGATTCTTACCGCCGTCAAAAAGAATGATCGATGAAAAGGTCTATCAGCAAGAAATAAAATTTGAAACATTGCCCCTTTTCATGGATCCCATGAGGGTTGATAAGTCTGGTCAATACACTATTGTAAAAGGCCTACCCAACACAAAACATACGATTACCATAGTATCACAGAAACCACAGAATTTTGATGATTGGAAATTCAAAGTTTACCAACCGCTTAAAAGAGCTAGTGACTGA
- a CDS encoding glycosyltransferase family 4 protein: MSLKKILIIGPFPQPTTGVSLANKVVYDQLSRGAAYRVSSINSSFPDFNEKLGAISAKKLWFYLKLQLSFYKVLGKDILYLTPGQTFFGVVKYSLFILMARITGAQIIQHIHGNFLGRQYHMLTGIKKLLFHHLMSQTDKGIVLSDSLKPNFEPFIESEKIYSLKNFVIDELFLPQQVIAKKEYNKLQIVYLSNLMEEKGIFDVLAALKILKEKGISYQARIAGNISSEKTHEFDQLFADLQYTQYVGVVDVQQKKDLLLWSNVFILPTYYSMEGQPISILEAMATGNLCLVTPHSGIPDIFVEAENGFFVEARNPASITNALEKLSSNPDEMSRIGKHNYSRAKKHYRVSHFTDNLKRIINS; the protein is encoded by the coding sequence ATGTCTCTTAAAAAAATACTTATTATAGGACCGTTCCCGCAACCTACGACAGGTGTGTCGCTGGCAAATAAAGTCGTTTATGATCAATTGTCACGAGGCGCTGCCTATCGTGTGAGTAGCATCAACAGCAGCTTTCCAGACTTTAATGAAAAGTTGGGCGCGATAAGCGCCAAAAAACTATGGTTTTATCTAAAGCTACAATTGTCTTTTTATAAGGTACTGGGCAAGGACATTCTTTATTTGACACCAGGACAAACGTTTTTTGGAGTTGTAAAATACAGCCTATTCATTCTCATGGCGCGCATCACAGGCGCCCAAATCATACAGCATATCCACGGCAATTTTTTGGGAAGGCAATATCACATGCTCACGGGCATTAAAAAACTACTGTTTCACCACCTCATGTCTCAAACTGATAAAGGCATCGTCCTATCAGATTCACTCAAGCCTAATTTTGAGCCTTTCATAGAATCAGAAAAAATCTACAGCCTAAAAAACTTTGTGATTGACGAGTTATTCCTACCACAGCAGGTAATAGCCAAAAAAGAGTACAACAAGCTGCAAATTGTATATCTAAGTAATCTAATGGAAGAAAAAGGGATTTTTGACGTGCTTGCTGCTCTCAAGATCCTAAAGGAAAAAGGTATAAGCTATCAAGCCAGAATTGCTGGTAATATTTCAAGCGAGAAAACACATGAGTTTGATCAATTATTTGCTGACCTTCAATACACGCAATATGTGGGCGTGGTCGATGTCCAGCAGAAAAAAGACCTGCTGCTTTGGTCTAACGTCTTCATATTACCTACATATTATTCCATGGAAGGTCAACCCATATCTATCCTTGAAGCCATGGCAACTGGTAATTTATGTCTAGTAACGCCTCACTCTGGTATTCCAGATATTTTTGTGGAAGCTGAAAACGGCTTTTTTGTGGAGGCAAGAAACCCAGCAAGCATTACTAATGCTCTCGAGAAGCTGTCTTCAAATCCTGATGAAATGTCAAGGATAGGTAAGCATAATTACTCTCGTGCAAAAAAGCATTATCGAGTGTCACATTTCACCGATAATCTAAAACGCATCATAAATTCTTGA